The Clarias gariepinus isolate MV-2021 ecotype Netherlands chromosome 7, CGAR_prim_01v2, whole genome shotgun sequence genome includes a window with the following:
- the LOC128527755 gene encoding C-X-C chemokine receptor type 5 isoform X2 — translation MDTLSEHIILDAADFLNDTHDDNYTEELNNEIFICDTEKDPLLLYHTVFLPLVYSMVFLLGLLGNGLLLMVLLQRRAHLRVTDIYLLHLALADLLLLCTLPFAVTQALTGWLFGNFLCKLVGLLNRLNLVCGSLLLAGIGFDRYLAIVHVVSSLQTRRPQTVHLICALLWLFCLAFSMPDVVFLSVKPTSNDSTWLQCQYNNHGIHSNNWLLVSRLLTHLLCFLLPLVIMGYCYTSVVFTLYRSQQSLEKQGAIRLAMVITLVFCLFWLPYNITLIVDTLVRLKILTQKTCQTRDALSVGLMVTESIGFSHCCLNPILYAFVGVRFRNDLLRLLSKHFGVCWPMLCARCFSKAPGFEMASTTSTSQYI, via the exons ATGGATACCTTATCAGAGCATATTATTTTGGAT GCTGCAGATTTCCTCAATGATACTCATGACGACAATTACACAGAGGAATTAAACAATGAAATCTTTATCTGTGATACTGAAAAAGACCCCTTGCTCCTGTACCACACTGTGTTCCTACCACTAGTCTACAGCATGGTGTTTCTGCTGGGCCTCTTAGGAAATGGCCTTCTGCTCATGGTCCTGCTGCAGCGCCGTGCTCACCTACGCGTGACTGACATCTACCTGCTGCATCTGGCCCTGGCTGACCTGCTCCTGCTCTGTACCCTGCCTTTCGCTGTGACCCAGGCGCTGACGGGTTGGCTCTTTGGGAACTTCTTGTGCAAACTTGTAGGCCTGTTAAACCGCCTGAATCTGGTGTGTGGGAGTCTTCTTCTTGCAGGCATCGGTTTTGATCGCTATCTTGCCATTGTTCATGTTGTTTCCAGCCTCCAGACCCGTCGCCCCCAAACAGTTCACCTTATTTGTGCTCTGCTCTGGCTATTTTGTCTTGCTTTTTCTATGCCCGATGTAGTATTTCTGTCTGTGAAACCTACAAGCAATGACAGTACATGGCTACAGTGTCAGTACAACAACCATGGCATTCATTCCAACAACTGGTTACTTGTTAGTCGATTGCTGACACACCTGCTTTGTTTCCTCCTGCCCTTAGTCATCATGGGCTACTGCTACACCTCTGTGGTGTTCACCCTGTACCGTAGTCAACAGAGCCTCGAGAAGCAGGGGGCTATTCGTCTGGCTATGGTGATAACCCTGGTTTTCTGCTTGTTCTGGCTACCATATAACATAACCCTTATTGTAGATACCCTTGTAAGGCTAAAGATCCTGACACAGAAAACCTGTCAGACCCGCGATGCACTGAGTGTGGGTCTGATGGTGACTGAAAGCATTGGTTTTAGTCACTGCTGTCTAAATCCAATCCTTTATGCCTTTGTAGGGGTTCGTTTTAGAAATGACCTTCTGAGATTGTTGTCCAAACATTTCGGTGTCTGTTGGCCCATGCTATGTGCTAGATGCTTCAGCAAAGCACCTGGCTTCGAGATGGCTAGCACCACATCCACTAGCCAATACATATGA
- the LOC128527755 gene encoding C-X-C chemokine receptor type 5 isoform X1 translates to MDTLSEHIILDQAADFLNDTHDDNYTEELNNEIFICDTEKDPLLLYHTVFLPLVYSMVFLLGLLGNGLLLMVLLQRRAHLRVTDIYLLHLALADLLLLCTLPFAVTQALTGWLFGNFLCKLVGLLNRLNLVCGSLLLAGIGFDRYLAIVHVVSSLQTRRPQTVHLICALLWLFCLAFSMPDVVFLSVKPTSNDSTWLQCQYNNHGIHSNNWLLVSRLLTHLLCFLLPLVIMGYCYTSVVFTLYRSQQSLEKQGAIRLAMVITLVFCLFWLPYNITLIVDTLVRLKILTQKTCQTRDALSVGLMVTESIGFSHCCLNPILYAFVGVRFRNDLLRLLSKHFGVCWPMLCARCFSKAPGFEMASTTSTSQYI, encoded by the exons ATGGATACCTTATCAGAGCATATTATTTTGGAT CAGGCTGCAGATTTCCTCAATGATACTCATGACGACAATTACACAGAGGAATTAAACAATGAAATCTTTATCTGTGATACTGAAAAAGACCCCTTGCTCCTGTACCACACTGTGTTCCTACCACTAGTCTACAGCATGGTGTTTCTGCTGGGCCTCTTAGGAAATGGCCTTCTGCTCATGGTCCTGCTGCAGCGCCGTGCTCACCTACGCGTGACTGACATCTACCTGCTGCATCTGGCCCTGGCTGACCTGCTCCTGCTCTGTACCCTGCCTTTCGCTGTGACCCAGGCGCTGACGGGTTGGCTCTTTGGGAACTTCTTGTGCAAACTTGTAGGCCTGTTAAACCGCCTGAATCTGGTGTGTGGGAGTCTTCTTCTTGCAGGCATCGGTTTTGATCGCTATCTTGCCATTGTTCATGTTGTTTCCAGCCTCCAGACCCGTCGCCCCCAAACAGTTCACCTTATTTGTGCTCTGCTCTGGCTATTTTGTCTTGCTTTTTCTATGCCCGATGTAGTATTTCTGTCTGTGAAACCTACAAGCAATGACAGTACATGGCTACAGTGTCAGTACAACAACCATGGCATTCATTCCAACAACTGGTTACTTGTTAGTCGATTGCTGACACACCTGCTTTGTTTCCTCCTGCCCTTAGTCATCATGGGCTACTGCTACACCTCTGTGGTGTTCACCCTGTACCGTAGTCAACAGAGCCTCGAGAAGCAGGGGGCTATTCGTCTGGCTATGGTGATAACCCTGGTTTTCTGCTTGTTCTGGCTACCATATAACATAACCCTTATTGTAGATACCCTTGTAAGGCTAAAGATCCTGACACAGAAAACCTGTCAGACCCGCGATGCACTGAGTGTGGGTCTGATGGTGACTGAAAGCATTGGTTTTAGTCACTGCTGTCTAAATCCAATCCTTTATGCCTTTGTAGGGGTTCGTTTTAGAAATGACCTTCTGAGATTGTTGTCCAAACATTTCGGTGTCTGTTGGCCCATGCTATGTGCTAGATGCTTCAGCAAAGCACCTGGCTTCGAGATGGCTAGCACCACATCCACTAGCCAATACATATGA